The Glycine soja cultivar W05 chromosome 9, ASM419377v2, whole genome shotgun sequence sequence TCTtgactaaacaaaaagaaagagttgctAAAGCTTATAATAAGAAAGTGAAGTCGAAAACTTTTAATGTTGGAGATTTAGTTTGGAAGGTTATCCTGCCCGTGGATAGTAAGGATCGAGCTTTGGGCAAATGGTCCCCAAATTGGGAAGGACcgtttaaaataattcagatcTATTCGAATGGTGCTTATGAATTAGAGGAATTAACCCCTCAGAAACGTACTTTGAGTATAAAtggtaaatatttgaaaaaatataaaccaacatTGCTCGAagttaaaataagcatagaataGAGAAATAatggaaacataaaaatggcGATAACAGTAAAATTGCCACAAAAGGGCATGTGtcaatattacatcaaaagtaGAATCGAAATACAGAATtcgaaataaagaaattataagtTCTACTAATGCATGACTAAGTCCTCATATAGTTTCTTCAAGGTGGCCATCTCTTTGCTCAAAACCTGGTCAGCACTCTCCATAGCTCTCGCCTCATCTGCTACCGCTTGAGATGCACTAAAGGCCTTCAGGCCTTCCCTCCCTTTTTCGGCAACCAGCTTCTGAATCGAATCAGCGGCCTTCTCCTGGAGTTCTTTGCGTTTGGCCTGCTCTGTTACAATTTTCTGCCTTAGATCATCGACCTGAGACAGCAAATTTGTAATAGTTACCTCCCAGGAGGAGATGTTATCATCACAGGCTTTGATCTCAGAAGATCCTTCTTTCGCCTCTTTGGTGAGACGCTCGACTTCACGTTGAGCCGCTCGGGCTTTCTCGAGCAGAAGGATATGTGCCTGTTTCTGGGCATCGAGTCTGGCGCCATTTTCGCGTTTTTTCTGCACAGTATTTGCAAATTGATCGATAATGGACTCGATTTGTATAACTTTGCCCAGAATCTCATCAGAAGTAAGGGGGTtatgcaatttcttcaaaaagttCAGGTGCCCAAAAGCAGCAGAAGGGTTCTCTTCAATGGATTTAAGTACGTCTGCCCGTGCGTATTCCATTGATAACTTCAAAAGCAGGCAATCTTGGCGTACTGTAGAGGTTATATCAGCATCAGATGAGGACGAAGCACCAGGATTCTTTTCACTTGAGGTGTTGGTTTGACTGGTGTTCAGCAGGAGTCGAAGGGCTGCAGCAGGGTCTTCGTCTTGCATTTGAATGAATGTATCCTCTGCGATCCCTATGCTAGCGGAAAGCTTAGATGTCGAAGACGCTGGGAAAATGTCTGAACCTCCAGCTTCAGCCTCTTGTATGGCCTCTTCATCGGAAAAGTGTTCTTCAGATGAACTTCTCTGACTCGATCCCTGAGGACTGCTGGCTCCAATACCTTGACCTTCACCCTGTTCCTCAACATTCACTGCATCCGTCTCAGGAGCAGGAGAGTTTCGAGCACATGAGGGTATTTCTTCTACAGAAACATTTTGTTGTACCTGATTCGAATTGTCATGGAAAAGGTTAACAAATAGTTTCGTATTAGCTAtgattaaaatcatattaagaATGATACCTCGACGGTAGGGTGTTCTTGTGGTAAGTCCGGTTGTTCGACAAGGTTGCCCATCTCAGCAATAGAGGGAGTAGTTTCTGTTTCAGCGCCGCCAGCATCAGTCGAAGGTGGTTGGACGTCAACAGGTTGATTCTCACCTTGTTCTTTTGAAGACTtggtcttcttctttttcttcctgaCTGGCTCACCACCCTCGACCGTCACAGAAGGTTCAGGCTCGATCtgcttcactttctttttcttcttaggcATTTGAGCCTGGGAATCGCCTGCCTCTGTTTGGTCAGCAGATTTGGTCGAAGTCTcaggtgattttctttttcttacaagaggtctttcctcttcttcctgTGTTATGAGGGTAAAGAAATGTCAGAATATAGACTTAAAAGAGAGTTATAATATTGACATTAGAAATAAGACTTGCATCTTTTTCTTCGTCGAATTCGATGACCACACGCTTCGAGCGTTTTGAGGTCGTGGTAGTCTCGGTGCTATCATCTTTCTTATGActctgaaaaaataaagaaatatgaggCAAAGACGTTAAGAGTAAAAGATAAGTTCAGAAGAGTTACCTTCTCTTCTTGTTTCCATTCTTGGATCTTCACCCCAGTGGGTTTCTTGGGTCTCACATCAGCTCGAGACGTTTCAGCAATTTTCTTTGTCATGATTGTTTTGCCTGAAAGTAAGAATATTAGAAAAGGCAAAAATACATATcaatttagaaaaatcaaaagtaaGTTAGTACCTCGAGCTTGAAGGTTTGAGCGGATATTCTCGACCGTTGGTTGTGTAAAACCACTCTCAAGTCTGGAGATCATGATAGTTGTGTCTCCAACCGAACGGCCCGAATAATATTTCTCCCACCAGGTAACAAATCCCATGGTGCAGAAGTGGGAATGGTTGAACTCAAAAGGATGCAGGTTATAGTTTTCATCAAGAGAAATCTTCAAAAATTTCTTGAAAGTCTTTTCTGAAAGATTGGCCCCTCTTATGACGTCTCTAGGATCTTCGAGCAAGCTTTTGGGACGGATCTGCGAGAGGCCAAATTGTCTTGAAACCAAATTAGGCTGGTATCCAACCAGGCCTAAATAGTTCGATTGAACACCTGTACGACAGGACAGGATCTGTGGATTCAAGTAAAATGACCATATTTCATTCACTTCTTCTTCATTGTCTGGATCGACAGCAGGAAAATCGTCAGTGAACCAGGCCGGGCCGACCTCTCGACTAATGAATGGAGCATGTTGGGGAAGAAACTTGTCAAAACTCAGAAAAATCTTCATGTACTTGAGGAACAGCTTTTGTGGGTTTTGATCGAAGGTCTTGGGTGTTAATCGAAGTGCTCTCTGGCCTTCGATCGAGCGATTGGCAACCTCTTCAGCATAATCTTGTGGGATTATTAATCCCATTTCTTGTTCGAAAGTGGCATTAAGCCACAACTGGAGAAGCCACATAGGCCCAGATACTAAGAAGGAAGACCCATCCTTCGATTTCTTCAGGTCATCGCATGCCTCACCAAGCGATTCGTATAGTACTGCTAACAAGAGGCGTCCAAATCCAAAGCTCTGACCTTCATGAATTTGTATTGCCATTGGAATAAATCTTTTGGCTACTTGCAAGGATTTTGTGCAAAAGACGTAGTGAGATAGCCATAGGGTCAAGAAGGCTACATGCTCTTCATCAGAGACTTCCTCTTCGACCGATCCTTTGTGTTCAGCTATATATTTGGAAAAGGTGTTCTCCTTATATACTAGCTTAATATTATCACTAGATTTAGTGGGATCATAAGTTTCTccgctaggcctaaggcctgtgAGAGCGGCTACGTCTAAGAGAGTGGGGGTCATCATACCACATTTAAATTGAAAGGTGTTGGTAGAAGACTCGAAAAAATGCATAGCTGCTATCAGCATTTCTGGTCGATATTCAGGACCAAATCGAGAGAATTGTATTAAGTCAAATATGCCATATGTCTTCCAGAAATCCTCATACGCTTGTTCGACTCGATCAAGCCAAGGTATGTAATCCCTATGGGCTATTGACGGGGCGGATCGAAAGAGTTTGTGGGGTTTGCTTAAACAATTGAAGTTGTAAGGCTCACTATCAAAAATCCTAGGTTCGCAAGTTGGGTAGCAGGGGAATACCTTGTTCATTGAACTCGAGAGTGACTCTTGGTCTGGCAGAGGTCCACCGAAAGCGTAAACTGTCCTTTCCACTGCGAAAGGGATCATCACCTCCGATTCCCAGATTTCTGTGTGTTCGGCGTCACCTTGTGGTTCTGGAACCACCTTCTCTTCGTCGTTCCTGACTGTAAAACGGTGCCATTTCCCAGCAAACGGAACTGCTTGTCCTTGTGACATTGTAAATCTGAGAGAGGATGATTCTTACGAAGGGTTTTAACTGATAAAATCAGCGGGTGAGAGCTTGGGTTCACGAAGAACAATGGCAGAGCTCAGAGATTCGGTGAGTTTGATGATGAAAGGAGTAGCAAGTTGTTATTTGAGAATAAGGAAGCCTCGCCGGAGATAATGGATACGAATcagcaaagaagaagaaaggtttCGGGGTTTCGGAAGCAAGGAAGCTGAAGGGGTTTTCTCTGAGGTTTTTTGCGCTATTTATGGAAGTTTCACTttaaaaaagggggaaaataatataataagaatCAAGGGTCAGAAATCAATCACATCAGATTTCCCTTTTGACTCCCCAGCGTGACACGTGTCCCACTCTGCCTAGAAAGGTGGAATTAATGATGGGTAATGGAGATCGAGGCGACGGTTACACAGTGAACGTGCGATCGTGACGTCGTTTCAGGAAAGCTggtagaagaagagaaaaaatgtcaACTTCTCATCTTCCTTCGATCTCGAATCGAAGCAGACATTTTTTGGGGGCAATTTGTTAGCCCATATGTTCGACGAGCTAAAATATGCTCTAAGTATGCATTGGATGTCGTCTCGAGGTTCGAAGCGTATTACAGAGCAAGAGTCTGGTCAGGACCTGTTCGAAtcgaaaagagagaagagtcTTTTAAGAAGGAATTCCCAGGTTCAAAGAAGTATTTACGAAGTACAAAGCTAAGACAAGAAAGAGGACTTCGAGCCATTGGGCAATTCGAACTGGTGTATGGACGAGTCAAAGTCGAGGCAGCAAGAGTTCTGGACTTAGCATAATTTCTGAACAAATCTTCACCAAACCagttcgacttcgagcaagatgGATAACTGTTCTAAGGAGCAGTTATGTGCATGTAAGATGTACGTGGTAGGACACTTGGCATTCGGATAATGTTCGACCGTTAGGGCAGTTTATTTTcgaatgtctatatatagcagTTTTTAGTTAGATTTCGGGGTCGCAAATCATTTCTACAGAATCCTTATACACTCAAAGTATCCAGCGTAGAGAGAAACGAGTACACAAGGAGAATGTATGTTTGTTTGTGAACCATTTTAAATTTCTGTAAACTTTACATTTCGAATGCAATGCAATTTACGCTTCACTTTAGAATTCCTGtcttttaaatggttcattcgATCGAGTGAACTTACTGCTCCTTTACATTCTGCAATTTTCCTCCCTTGTTAATTTACTTCCAGCCTTTCGATTCTGTCAAAGAATTTTCCTTTCCTTGCCTAGTTATTTCCAGCATTTCGATTTCTGTTAAACAATTTTACTTTCTGCAAATTTCGAACCAGTGAGTGTTTGTTGCAATGATGAACATTAACGGTTTTATATTTAAAGCAAACACGCAAATGACATGCTCCTGAGATTCACTAGTTGGTCTCGCAAGCAATTAACTTAGACTAGCGGTTGTTTACCAAATTCCAGCGTAAACAGGTAGGTAGATGCAGTGCATGCTTCCTATGACTCGTGGCTGCGCTTTCTTCCAATTATTTGGTGCACCGCATGGCTACGTAGACCGTTGACTCTCCTATTTTaccattatttaattttgtaatgaaTAAGCATATTTTCATTATGAGAAGCGACAAGACCCAAGAAGATGATTTGGGAAAGTTAGTGGGAAACCTTAAATGAGAAATAGTAGGAACACAcccttatttattaaaaataaaaaaaaattatgaatctcaaatcatattaaatgattttttcttctaattttataatttttaatatatatcaaccaattaaaaagtaaatatttaaataagtgtgttaaaaaatatgtttttaatactcttcaacttaaatatattgttatatataaatagatcTAATTGTGAACCACCAATAGGCTtaaattatctaataatttcCCTTTATGGAAGAACTTGGACCACTACAAGCTAGCATTATTATTTCAAAgtaatttgttaaataatagtagtaaaaaaattaattagctaAAAATCACATATTGATGCTTTTGCATCAGATGCTCGTAAGTctaatatgatattaatttactGGATTTTGTACCCGTCTCTTGCACGCGTAACGCAATGCGTATTGTTTTGTTCATTGTTAtgaatacaataaaatataaataatttttaatttgtgaatatatatatatatatatatatatatatatatatatatatatatatatatatatattggtaaaCTTTATAAACAATATGTACAGAAATAATATTCTTTgtagtaattattttatcataaaattataataaatcataCATCAAacctataattatataaatttataaatttgaattacaataataattttttaaaatgaaaaaccatattaaatacttaatgaaaaaacttattgtccaaatttataaaataatatagtttcACCCTAATAACTTAATTGTAAATGTAGTTTTAGGTAAATTGTTACTTCCCCTTGAGTTAAGTGTAAATTTTAtacatcatttaataaaaaaatattcatccaaAGAGTTTGACTTAAAAATTCAGTTTttcattacattaaaaaatataaattataactaaaataaaaaatgttttaaaagccaaaataatttaatatattaattaaaaagctTCTTTCCAAAATTTGTTaagataatgtaaaattttacaataaatcatgcatcaaaactatttttttttataaactttccTACTTcatctcataaaaaaaattcatttcataTTAGATAAAATACATATTCAATAAATTAGTTAAGTCTCATGTCATTAatcaagaaaatttatatttatattaaaagtacaataacaaaaaaataaaaaaagtaatttcactctaataatttaattgttaatgCAATTTTAGGTAAATTGTTCCTTCTTGTAAATAAGTGTAAGTCCTCCTacttgatttaataaaaatgttcaTCCAAAgagtttgatttaaaattattttttattatgtttaaaatataaaactgaaattgtataaaaaaatttaaatgccaaaaaaatttaaatacttataaaatctttttgcctaagtttataaaataatgtaaaattttacaaTAAGCCATGCATCCGACGTATGCTTTCATAAATTTCCCTTCTACATCTTAAAAGATAATGTTCATCTCATGTGTAAATAAAATAGCATATCGAATAAGTTAATTAAATGACATGTTAGTAAAcaatagaatttttatttatattaaaagtataataacagtaaattaaaaaatattaatttaactctaataatttaaatgttGATATAATTTTAGGTAAATAAATTCTCATtcttgatttaataaaaaaatattcatcgcAAGAGTTTAATTTCATACGTgatatatatgatttatatattactaaatgtagatatataatatcaacctataaaggaaaaaataaatttattcatttaaaaaaaaacttttataatttatatagtaCCAGTataataatgaattaaataaattttatttaatctaaaaatttaaatacttaaagttgcagagataaaaaaatcttcaataaTTATCATAGttgaaaagataatatataaagaataaataattatttatgacaACGAATTTATATTAATACATTCAATAAATGATGGTAAGcaataaaaacacatttatattaaaattatttatgaatacaaatctataaattaaaaaaatatagattatcTCATCATCTACGTTTTATCAATTGAGAAATTCTAATCCTATTATTCAATTTGAACCCATCACCAATATAATGCCTAGATTATAGATATGAAAGaagatttttacattaatttaactttaataatttaaatgttaatgTAATTTTAGGTAAATTTTTCCTTCCCATgagttaaatgtaatttttcattcttgatttaataaaaagtGTTCATCcaagaatttgattttatacatgatatatatgatttatatatgactaaatttacatatataatatcaacatataagggaaaaaattaaatttattcagttttaagaaaaaaaattataatttatgttctacgaatataataatgaattaaataaatttaatttcataaaaaaactaaataatatgATTTCAGCTAAATTTCTCATTCTTGTGACATAAGTGTAAATATGTCTacttgatttttcaaaaaaaaaaaatattatgttgagTCTAGATGGTTCAATGTTTCATAACTGGATGATTCATCCATacccaatttttttataattacaaatatataaattattgatggaTTAATTGTTTATTCTTAAGTGAAATAGAACTTACTATATATGAGCACATATGGTAATGATATTTCATCTTAATGCTCTTATTAGTTATTGTCCATTCATAgctgaaacttattttttaaaagtgttaTATTCAACATCCAACATCCAACACTTTGTTATAAATAACCATCCAATTATTTGTGAAAACTAGTGTTTATACACTGGGCATTTAAACACATGTCCAAAGGACTTGTTCACTTACACAAGGCattttatattaagtaaaaGTGACATCCAACCACGTATTGGATTCACATTAACTAAAAAGAGAAGTGCTCATACCAACTCCTTTATACATTCCCAATGCCTCTCTTATTTGAATGTTAACGTTTGAATTTCgagtatgtaaaaaaaaaaagagaatagaaGAAATCATAAGAGAATATTTCTTAGAAGTCGTCACCGCTGAAGAGAGGAGGACATGCAATTATTGTTGAATCAAAGATTGAAGGCTTGAAGATTAGTCTtaggtttttgtttttaatcattttacaaTGTCAAACAAGTTTTAAAAGATGTGGTGTTTGTATGGGATGTTTTTAGACTAGGCATGATGGATGATTTAGTCTTAGTTTTCTTATATCCATGCTTAGTAGAAATCAAACATGGGAGATTAATGAATTGATCTCAAAGTTTCTCAGAAGCAGTGAGTTCAAtataatgtaatcgattacaaagtttaataatcaattacaaagtgTTAGAATAAGCAACATAACTCCCTTCTACTTGAAATTTGGCAAGAATCACCgaattaatcaattaccagtttcAATAATTGATTACATATGTAAGTTTCAGTAGAATGAAGACTTTATGGCTCAAGATAATCCATTACTACAtttagtaatcgattagattttGTTTGGAAACTTTATTAGGAGTTCTTTGTGTGTtaaaataatcgattaccacatttgataattgattattcCATAACCACAGAAGCTTGTGAAGTTCTCTGTGAAATGAgataatcaattacacgtttttgaaaatgtagaacaaaaatggattttaatgaattaatcAATTACCCTCACTTGTTATTTCTCATTAGTGACTCTTGATATGatcttatcttttataaaaacacattttaaagTCATCCAAGGGAATTACTTTGCATTTCTTTAAGAGATTCAAGTTGATCAAGATTCATTCACTCTTCATCATAGGTTGATAATCAAAGGAAGAGCTTGAAGATGTTGTGATCTACACATCAAGATGTATTCCATCCAATTTTGATTTCTCTCGACTTTCTTAATCTTGGTTAGGGTTACCAAGGGTTTTCCGAGTTGATAGGATTTCAACTCTTGGAATTTCTTGTTGTGGGGTTCAACAAGGTTTTAATTTTCTCTTGTAGGGTTCAAGGGAAAACTAGAATTTTAGGAAATTGCATGTGCATAGTGTTTGTACTTGATTCTCTAATAGTCAAAGTTTTAAGGAATCTTAGAACAACTAAATGTAGGCCTTCTTGAGGACTAAATCAGTATAAATTATGTGTGTGATTCTCTTTCTCTAAACCTTAGTTTTGCAAATCAATCTTGGtaattgatgtagctccatgtggagcttgtaggccttggatcttcttcatcaatggagtcctttgcttcttgaagatcaatggcagcggaatggag is a genomic window containing:
- the LOC114367668 gene encoding uncharacterized protein LOC114367668, with protein sequence MGFVTWWEKYYSGRSVGDTTIMISRLESGFTQPTVENIRSNLQARGKTIMTKKIAETSRADVRPKKPTGVKIQEWKQEEKVTLLNLSFTLNVFASYFFIFSES